In Legionella sp. PATHC035, a genomic segment contains:
- the ccmD gene encoding heme exporter protein CcmD, whose protein sequence is MNQFLEWLAMGGYSIYVWPAYGLVGVVLIMNLLGMKWKGKQTRRQLQQWFKR, encoded by the coding sequence ATGAATCAATTTTTAGAGTGGTTGGCAATGGGGGGGTACTCCATCTATGTCTGGCCAGCCTATGGTTTGGTGGGTGTAGTTTTGATCATGAACCTGTTAGGGATGAAATGGAAAGGGAAACAGACACGCCGACAATTACAACAATGGTTTAAGCGATAG
- the sohB gene encoding protease SohB, whose amino-acid sequence MEFLTQYGLFLLKSITVVIACLIVFAGFFSMSRKPKPKLEVISLNEHYDNIISTMNKKVLGEKPPKKKKNKDKKPTLYVIDFHGDIKASQVEQLREEITAVLCTAKPEDEVLVRLDSPGGIVNTYGLAASQLQRIRDKKIPLTVSIDKMAASGGYLMACVADKIIAAPFAIIGSIGVVAQIPNFHRWLKKHEIDVELLTAGEYKRTLTLFGENTEKGRKKAQDDLEKIHAAFRNYVAANREQLNIDEVSTGEHWLAKDAFDLKLVDKLCTSDDYLLERIAHYKAFKLMVPPKASLANKLLKPAMRLMHPWG is encoded by the coding sequence ATGGAATTTTTAACTCAATACGGTCTGTTCCTTTTAAAATCAATCACTGTAGTTATTGCCTGCCTGATTGTATTTGCCGGATTTTTTTCTATGAGTCGCAAGCCGAAGCCTAAACTGGAGGTGATCTCATTAAATGAACACTATGATAATATCATATCCACAATGAATAAAAAAGTTTTGGGTGAGAAACCTCCTAAGAAGAAAAAAAATAAAGACAAAAAGCCAACTCTTTATGTTATTGATTTTCATGGTGACATTAAAGCCTCCCAGGTAGAGCAACTCAGAGAGGAAATTACCGCAGTCCTGTGTACTGCCAAACCTGAAGATGAAGTTTTGGTTCGCCTGGACAGCCCTGGTGGTATAGTCAACACCTATGGTTTAGCAGCGTCACAACTGCAACGCATTCGCGATAAAAAGATTCCTTTAACTGTGAGCATCGATAAAATGGCTGCCAGTGGCGGTTATTTAATGGCCTGTGTTGCGGATAAAATCATTGCAGCCCCTTTTGCAATCATTGGCTCTATAGGTGTAGTAGCGCAAATCCCTAATTTCCATCGTTGGCTTAAAAAGCATGAGATTGATGTGGAGTTGTTAACTGCTGGGGAATACAAACGAACGCTAACCCTGTTTGGTGAGAATACTGAAAAAGGTAGAAAAAAAGCTCAGGATGACCTGGAGAAGATACATGCTGCGTTTAGAAATTATGTAGCAGCGAATCGCGAACAATTAAATATTGATGAAGTTTCTACCGGGGAGCATTGGTTAGCAAAAGATGCCTTTGATCTTAAACTTGTTGATAAGCTATGCACCAGCGATGATTATCTCCTAGAAAGGATTGCTCATTATAAAGCATTCAAACTCATGGTTCCTCCCAAAGCATCTCTGGCTAACAAATTACTCAAGCCAGCAATGCGATTGATGCACCCATGGGGCTAA
- a CDS encoding heme lyase CcmF/NrfE family subunit — protein MIAELGLFSLILALLSSIMLALIPLAGLQFKRPDWMDAARTYVLCQFFFIALSYFFLTFCFLKNDFSVIYVMSNSSISLPWFYKLCAVWGGHEGSMLLWVSILSFWTLLVACCSSGLDKEMRTRVLVVLGWLSIGFILFLLTTSNPFLRQFQVLDTQGRDLNPLLQDPGFLFHPPMLYMGYVGFSVAFAFAIAALWAGKVEASWSKWTRPWTLAAWCCLTTGITLGSWWAYRELGWGGWWFWDPVENASFMPWLVGTALLHSLAVTEQRQQFKAWTMLLAIAAFSLSLIGTFLVRSGVLTSVHAFAVDPQRGLFILGFLVLVIGGSLLLFLFRAQTLHSDGNPSPLSRESALLLNNVFLVVIMLTVLMGTVYPLLIEGLGLGKLSVGAPYFNSVFVPLMIPMLLLMGVGIHLRWNSDDWRGVLKKLWKLALLSFLIPLVLLIATTKEFNASALMGLTLAFWVIMSTVKAAYRRIFDRGLTQVGQAYWGMILAHLGVATTVIGIAVSTAYGVQDDVQMEPGKKVALLDYSIAFMSQEPLSGPNYKGTRAQFEISYKGKTKLIYPEKRLYNIGQMAMTESAIDVTPFRDIYVALGEPLTNDSWSVRLYYKPLIRWIWAGGFMILAGGFFALTDRRYYQKKAIVVRAQELKA, from the coding sequence ATGATTGCAGAATTAGGGCTTTTTTCTTTGATTTTGGCGTTGCTTTCCTCCATTATGCTGGCATTGATTCCCTTGGCTGGATTGCAATTTAAACGCCCAGATTGGATGGATGCTGCGAGGACTTATGTCCTTTGCCAATTTTTCTTTATCGCTTTGTCCTATTTTTTTCTGACCTTTTGTTTTTTAAAGAATGACTTTTCAGTCATTTACGTGATGAGTAATTCCAGTATTTCCTTACCTTGGTTTTACAAGCTGTGTGCGGTTTGGGGCGGACATGAAGGCTCCATGTTGTTATGGGTTTCTATCCTTAGCTTTTGGACATTGCTGGTGGCTTGTTGCAGTTCGGGTTTGGATAAGGAAATGCGTACGAGAGTTTTAGTTGTGCTTGGTTGGTTAAGTATTGGGTTTATCCTGTTTTTGCTGACTACATCTAATCCTTTTTTGCGCCAGTTTCAAGTTTTGGATACTCAAGGACGTGATTTGAATCCTTTATTGCAAGATCCTGGTTTTTTATTCCATCCACCAATGCTGTATATGGGGTATGTTGGCTTTTCGGTTGCTTTTGCCTTTGCCATTGCTGCTCTTTGGGCCGGTAAGGTAGAAGCCAGTTGGTCCAAATGGACTAGACCTTGGACATTAGCTGCCTGGTGTTGTTTAACGACTGGAATTACCTTGGGGAGCTGGTGGGCTTATCGTGAGTTAGGCTGGGGTGGTTGGTGGTTTTGGGATCCGGTAGAAAATGCTTCGTTTATGCCTTGGCTGGTAGGAACTGCGTTGTTGCATTCTTTAGCGGTGACGGAACAGCGCCAGCAATTTAAGGCGTGGACTATGTTGCTTGCAATAGCTGCATTTTCATTAAGCCTCATTGGTACTTTTCTTGTCCGCTCTGGTGTTTTGACTTCAGTTCATGCCTTTGCTGTCGATCCGCAGCGAGGATTATTTATATTAGGATTTTTAGTTTTGGTGATTGGTGGTTCTTTATTGTTATTTCTTTTTAGAGCACAAACGTTACACTCTGATGGTAATCCCAGTCCTTTATCCAGGGAAAGCGCGTTATTATTAAATAATGTTTTTTTAGTTGTAATTATGCTCACCGTCTTGATGGGTACCGTATACCCTCTACTTATTGAAGGGTTAGGACTAGGCAAACTCTCAGTAGGAGCCCCATATTTTAATTCAGTTTTCGTTCCTTTGATGATTCCCATGTTGTTATTGATGGGAGTTGGTATTCATCTAAGATGGAATAGTGATGATTGGCGTGGGGTATTAAAAAAGCTTTGGAAGCTTGCTTTGCTTAGTTTCTTGATTCCGCTCGTTTTGCTCATTGCGACCACAAAAGAGTTTAATGCTTCCGCCCTTATGGGCTTAACTCTCGCGTTTTGGGTGATCATGAGCACTGTTAAAGCGGCTTACAGACGAATTTTTGATCGCGGTTTAACTCAAGTTGGACAAGCTTATTGGGGAATGATTCTGGCGCATTTAGGCGTTGCAACCACAGTAATTGGTATTGCAGTGTCTACTGCTTACGGCGTGCAAGATGATGTGCAAATGGAACCTGGAAAAAAAGTAGCTTTGCTTGATTATTCGATAGCGTTTATGAGTCAGGAGCCTTTATCTGGACCTAACTATAAGGGAACTAGAGCACAATTTGAAATAAGTTATAAAGGGAAAACGAAACTGATTTATCCTGAAAAAAGATTGTATAATATAGGCCAAATGGCTATGACTGAATCCGCAATTGATGTAACTCCCTTTAGAGATATTTATGTTGCTTTAGGTGAGCCATTAACCAATGATTCCTGGTCGGTAAGATTATACTATAAACCTTTAATACGCTGGATTTGGGCTGGCGGATTTATGATACTGGCAGGTGGTTTTTTTGCGCTGACTGATAGACGATATTATCAAAAAAAGGCAATCGTTGTCAGGGCTCAGGAGTTGAAGGCATGA
- a CDS encoding BolA family protein, with translation MISNEEIEQKFKAIDDVSYIKVEGDGYQYQITVVSDVFLNKSKVARQQWVYAQLKELITSGKLHAISMKTWTKEEWGKQHG, from the coding sequence ATGATAAGTAATGAAGAAATTGAACAAAAATTTAAAGCCATTGATGATGTTTCCTACATCAAAGTGGAGGGGGATGGTTATCAATATCAGATAACCGTAGTAAGTGACGTCTTTTTAAATAAATCCAAAGTAGCAAGACAGCAGTGGGTCTATGCCCAGCTGAAAGAGTTAATTACTTCTGGCAAGCTGCACGCGATTAGCATGAAGACGTGGACGAAAGAAGAATGGGGAAAGCAACATGGATAA
- a CDS encoding Nif3-like dinuclear metal center hexameric protein, whose protein sequence is MITREELSLYLHQFLECGRYNDYAPNGMQVEGREHIKRICTAVTASGDVISQAIAWSADALLVHHGYFWRGEASMIIGMKRQRIYKLLCNELNLFAYHLPLDCHPELGNNACLAKLFEVDLVHTHRAGNTDNLLWSGKLNQTMIPTEFNEYLAKKLQRNPLLICGGEKPITHIAWCSGGAQDFIEEAYRLGVDAYISGEISERTYYQAKELGIHYYSCGHHATERYGIQALGNHLSSQFELEHLFIDSDNPV, encoded by the coding sequence GTGATTACTAGAGAAGAACTATCGTTATACCTGCATCAATTCTTAGAGTGTGGTCGATACAATGATTATGCTCCAAATGGAATGCAGGTTGAAGGTAGAGAACATATTAAACGAATTTGCACGGCGGTAACGGCCTCCGGGGATGTAATTTCCCAGGCAATTGCGTGGAGTGCCGATGCATTGTTGGTTCACCATGGCTACTTTTGGCGTGGTGAAGCGTCAATGATTATTGGAATGAAACGTCAGCGGATTTATAAGTTATTGTGTAATGAATTAAATTTATTTGCATACCATCTTCCTTTAGATTGCCATCCTGAGCTTGGAAACAATGCCTGTTTGGCAAAATTATTTGAAGTGGATTTGGTGCATACGCATCGTGCAGGAAATACCGATAATCTACTATGGTCGGGAAAGTTAAACCAAACCATGATACCGACGGAATTTAATGAGTATTTGGCGAAAAAATTACAACGCAATCCTTTGTTGATCTGTGGTGGAGAAAAGCCAATTACTCACATTGCCTGGTGTAGTGGGGGAGCACAAGATTTTATTGAGGAGGCCTATCGTTTAGGTGTCGATGCATATATCAGTGGAGAAATATCGGAGCGGACGTATTATCAAGCAAAAGAATTAGGCATTCATTACTATTCTTGTGGACATCATGCAACAGAACGTTACGGCATTCAGGCTTTAGGGAATCATCTCTCCTCACAATTTGAGTTAGAACACTTATTTATTGATAGTGATAATCCTGTTTAA
- the ccmC gene encoding heme ABC transporter permease CcmC yields the protein MWKLLYQLASPKYFYNAAGRLTPILAVGALVALVVGTIWGLAFTPPDYQQGDAFRIIYVHVPSAFLSMMLYAWMGFLAVLLLIWRIKIAGLLISIVAQIGLSMAFLALVTGSIWGKPMWGAWWVWDARLTSELILLLLYAAILATHYTVKNKEDGDKIIAILTLVGVIDLPIIHYSVYWWNTLHQGSTLSVFAKPKIDGSMLYPLLLTITGFFLYSLWIILEKARQELLLREKRQSWVRIQFEGEFK from the coding sequence ATGTGGAAATTATTATATCAACTGGCATCACCTAAGTATTTTTATAATGCCGCTGGACGTCTTACTCCAATTTTGGCTGTGGGTGCTCTAGTGGCATTAGTTGTTGGTACCATTTGGGGGTTGGCTTTTACTCCTCCTGATTATCAACAAGGCGATGCATTTCGTATTATCTATGTACATGTTCCCAGTGCATTTTTGTCGATGATGCTTTATGCCTGGATGGGGTTTTTAGCGGTATTGCTTTTGATCTGGCGAATTAAAATCGCTGGTCTTTTAATCAGCATTGTTGCTCAAATTGGCCTGAGTATGGCTTTTTTGGCTCTAGTAACCGGAAGTATTTGGGGTAAACCCATGTGGGGGGCATGGTGGGTTTGGGATGCACGTTTAACTTCTGAGTTAATTCTTCTGCTACTTTATGCAGCAATTTTAGCAACACACTATACGGTAAAAAACAAAGAAGATGGTGATAAAATCATCGCTATCTTAACTTTAGTTGGAGTCATTGATTTACCAATTATTCATTATTCAGTGTATTGGTGGAATACATTACATCAAGGCTCTACTTTATCAGTCTTTGCTAAGCCCAAAATTGATGGCAGCATGCTGTATCCTTTGTTGTTAACCATAACAGGATTTTTTTTATATTCTTTGTGGATTATTTTAGAAAAAGCACGCCAAGAATTATTGCTTAGGGAAAAAAGACAATCTTGGGTTAGGATTCAATTTGAAGGGGAATTTAAATGA
- a CDS encoding MlaC/ttg2D family ABC transporter substrate-binding protein: MRIIKTILLVVSVILSPVMHASQNSPIPMLEQTANNIIATLKENKSSLKNNPDVIYKAVETNLLPIVDVTGMSRSVLGRQAWSKATDTQRTQFSKAFTRLVIRTYSSPLAQYSDESVQFLPLRGSLNSRFLRVNSIIVRAEGQNIPLSYSLVAKNGQWKIYDISVEGVSLLQSFRSQFAAALQNSSIDEVIKLMEKKQLKRAS, encoded by the coding sequence ATGAGAATAATAAAAACAATTTTATTAGTTGTCAGCGTCATTTTATCCCCTGTAATGCATGCGTCGCAAAACTCTCCTATACCTATGCTGGAGCAAACTGCGAATAACATCATCGCTACGCTTAAAGAAAATAAGTCGAGTTTGAAAAATAATCCTGATGTGATTTATAAGGCCGTAGAAACCAATTTGCTTCCTATTGTTGATGTAACGGGGATGTCACGTTCGGTTTTGGGTAGACAAGCATGGAGTAAGGCAACCGATACGCAAAGAACGCAATTTTCAAAAGCGTTCACTCGTCTCGTAATTCGTACGTATTCTAGCCCTCTAGCACAGTATAGCGATGAAAGTGTACAATTTTTGCCTTTAAGAGGCTCATTGAACTCTCGGTTTTTGCGAGTTAATAGCATTATTGTACGTGCTGAAGGTCAAAACATTCCTTTGTCGTACAGTCTTGTTGCCAAAAATGGTCAGTGGAAAATTTATGATATTAGCGTTGAAGGGGTAAGCTTACTGCAAAGTTTCCGTTCACAGTTTGCAGCAGCATTACAGAACTCCAGTATTGATGAAGTCATCAAGTTAATGGAAAAAAAGCAACTTAAAAGGGCGTCATAA
- the ccmA gene encoding heme ABC exporter ATP-binding protein CcmA: protein MLDVINLDFDYQDQPLLNNVAFHLPVGGLLHLRGRNGAGKTTLLKLIAGLFHPHHGEVQFFGQNIAKDYSAYQRQLCFVGHKAGINPNLTLRENCYFDLHYASSSAASVKKDQSNAIEELASIFKLEHHLDMACGLLSSGQRRQAGLLRLWFSSCKLWLLDEPLVALDDRAIERVMDKIASHRKQGGAVLLTSHQQLPLDSSEYEEYCL, encoded by the coding sequence ATGCTTGATGTGATTAACCTTGATTTTGATTATCAGGATCAGCCTTTATTAAACAATGTAGCTTTTCATTTGCCTGTAGGAGGTTTGCTTCATTTGCGCGGTAGAAATGGTGCAGGCAAGACAACCTTGTTGAAATTAATTGCTGGTTTATTTCATCCGCATCACGGTGAAGTGCAATTTTTTGGCCAAAATATAGCTAAAGACTATTCCGCTTATCAACGTCAGTTGTGTTTTGTGGGTCACAAAGCCGGTATTAACCCTAATTTAACATTACGAGAGAATTGTTATTTTGATCTCCATTATGCCTCCTCATCAGCGGCGAGTGTAAAAAAAGATCAATCCAATGCAATTGAAGAACTCGCTTCGATTTTTAAACTCGAACATCACCTGGATATGGCGTGTGGGTTGTTGTCCTCTGGGCAGCGAAGGCAAGCTGGATTGTTGCGTCTATGGTTCTCCTCCTGCAAATTATGGCTTCTTGATGAACCTTTAGTTGCCTTAGATGACCGCGCAATCGAAAGGGTCATGGATAAAATAGCCAGTCATCGAAAACAGGGCGGGGCTGTTTTATTAACATCACATCAGCAATTACCACTGGATTCATCTGAATATGAGGAGTACTGTTTGTGA
- the ccmE gene encoding cytochrome c maturation protein CcmE: MTPARRRKITLLIFTMSILSIAAALVLYALRQNISLFYTPSQAVKGEAPQKHPIRIGGMVEKGSIIRSKKGLDVAFKITDFDQTITVTYTGILPDLFRDGQGVVAEGQLIDSQHFRASQVLAKHDANYMPPEVKAALSKKVHT, encoded by the coding sequence ATGACTCCAGCACGCAGACGAAAGATAACCCTTTTAATATTTACCATGTCTATTTTATCTATAGCTGCCGCGTTGGTTTTGTATGCTCTAAGGCAAAATATTAGCTTATTTTATACTCCAAGCCAGGCGGTGAAGGGCGAGGCGCCACAAAAACACCCTATTCGGATAGGGGGTATGGTAGAGAAAGGTTCCATTATCCGTTCAAAAAAAGGTCTGGATGTAGCGTTTAAGATAACTGATTTTGATCAAACTATAACTGTGACGTACACAGGCATTCTTCCCGATTTATTTAGGGATGGACAGGGTGTGGTTGCTGAAGGGCAACTGATTGATAGTCAACATTTTCGCGCCTCACAAGTATTGGCGAAACATGATGCGAATTATATGCCGCCGGAAGTGAAAGCTGCTTTATCCAAAAAGGTACATACATGA
- a CDS encoding STAS domain-containing protein → MSTVYFKPGVDLSFKSVVAVRAKIYQALMDDKTGKFGLDLSDVKHCDSAGLALLIEARKLCKKNNKVFEIIGIPAETQSLAEFCGVKGILEAV, encoded by the coding sequence GTGAGTACAGTGTATTTTAAACCGGGCGTCGATCTTTCATTTAAGTCTGTTGTTGCAGTGCGAGCAAAGATCTATCAAGCTTTGATGGATGATAAAACGGGTAAATTTGGCTTGGATTTAAGTGATGTGAAGCATTGTGATAGCGCTGGTTTAGCTTTACTTATCGAAGCCAGGAAATTATGTAAAAAAAATAATAAGGTATTTGAAATTATTGGAATTCCTGCTGAAACCCAATCCTTAGCCGAATTTTGTGGTGTTAAAGGTATTTTGGAGGCCGTATAA
- the ccmB gene encoding heme exporter protein CcmB, producing MSSSFSIFAKQCQRELLIQIRQIRFLVNSCLFFLIFLFMFPLTIKPEVVLLRTIAPGLVWMAILLSLLLSAERLFQQDYEQGVMEQWIISGHSLPLLIAAKVIAHWLFNLLPLLALCPLVGLLFSLSAWETEVLALTIICGTPSLLFLCALAASFGVGMNQKGLLMALILLPLTLPILIFGSGTVNIAMQNLPISAYLALLSAMSVVAMGFLPYAIAGIIRISHVE from the coding sequence GTGAGCTCCTCTTTTTCTATATTTGCCAAACAATGCCAACGGGAATTACTTATTCAGATAAGGCAAATACGTTTTTTAGTGAACTCATGCCTGTTTTTCTTAATTTTTCTTTTTATGTTTCCGTTAACGATTAAGCCGGAGGTTGTCCTGCTTCGCACTATTGCTCCCGGCTTAGTCTGGATGGCAATACTTTTATCTTTGCTGCTCTCAGCAGAACGTTTATTTCAGCAAGATTATGAACAGGGCGTCATGGAACAATGGATTATTTCCGGTCACTCTTTGCCTTTACTGATTGCTGCCAAAGTAATTGCTCATTGGTTATTTAATTTGCTTCCGTTGCTCGCTTTATGTCCTTTGGTTGGCTTGCTTTTTTCATTAAGTGCTTGGGAAACTGAAGTGCTTGCACTGACTATTATTTGTGGTACTCCTTCTTTATTATTTCTTTGTGCCCTGGCTGCTTCATTTGGAGTGGGAATGAACCAAAAGGGTCTTTTGATGGCGTTGATTTTGCTGCCTTTAACCTTGCCTATTCTCATTTTTGGAAGTGGAACTGTAAATATTGCCATGCAAAACCTGCCAATTAGTGCTTATTTGGCCTTATTATCGGCTATGTCGGTAGTTGCAATGGGATTTTTACCTTACGCAATTGCCGGTATCATACGTATCAGTCATGTTGAATGA
- the murA gene encoding UDP-N-acetylglucosamine 1-carboxyvinyltransferase, protein MDKLLINGGKALNGEVVISGAKNAALPIMAASLLARDHVTISNVPHLKDITTMMELLGQLGAHLIVDEKMNVQVDASQVNEFVAPYDLVKTMRASILVLGPLLARFGKADVSLPGGCAIGTRPVDLHLKALKTMGADITVKNGYINARCRRGRLQGKRLMFDTVTVTGTENVLMAATLAEGTTIIKNAAREPEVVDLANFLIQMGAKISGAGTSIIEVEGVESLSGGTYSVMSDRIEAGTYLAAGALTRGHVTVKRVRPDTLLSQLCKFEEAGAELTIGEDWVSLNMHNQRPQAVNISTAPYPAFATDMQAQFMAMNSVAAGSSTIVETIFENRFMHVQELQRMGAQIQLNGNTALINGVEKLTGAPVMATDLRASASLILAGLVAEGETSVERIYHVDRGYERIEEKLSLLGADIKRVSDR, encoded by the coding sequence ATGGATAAATTATTAATTAACGGTGGTAAGGCACTGAATGGTGAAGTTGTCATTTCAGGAGCAAAAAATGCGGCTTTACCTATTATGGCGGCAAGCTTGCTTGCTCGAGATCATGTGACCATTTCCAATGTTCCTCATCTCAAAGACATAACGACAATGATGGAGTTATTAGGTCAACTAGGGGCTCACTTAATCGTTGATGAAAAAATGAATGTTCAGGTTGATGCCAGCCAAGTGAATGAATTTGTTGCCCCCTATGATTTAGTTAAAACAATGCGCGCTTCAATTTTAGTATTGGGCCCCTTACTCGCTCGATTTGGTAAAGCGGATGTATCTTTACCAGGAGGATGTGCTATTGGGACAAGGCCTGTTGATTTGCATTTAAAAGCGTTAAAAACTATGGGGGCTGATATCACCGTAAAAAATGGTTACATTAACGCTCGTTGTAGACGTGGTCGTTTGCAAGGGAAGCGTTTAATGTTTGATACCGTTACTGTGACTGGAACTGAAAACGTACTCATGGCCGCTACCTTGGCTGAAGGGACTACCATTATCAAGAATGCGGCACGTGAGCCTGAAGTGGTTGATCTTGCTAATTTTCTAATTCAAATGGGTGCAAAAATTTCTGGGGCTGGGACTTCAATCATTGAAGTTGAAGGAGTTGAATCTCTTTCAGGAGGCACCTATTCAGTCATGTCTGATCGGATTGAAGCGGGTACTTACTTGGCAGCTGGGGCTTTAACCCGAGGTCATGTGACTGTAAAACGCGTACGCCCTGACACCTTATTGTCGCAATTGTGTAAGTTTGAAGAGGCCGGAGCTGAGTTAACCATAGGGGAGGATTGGGTAAGTCTTAATATGCACAATCAACGTCCTCAGGCAGTAAATATCTCTACTGCACCTTATCCTGCGTTTGCAACAGACATGCAGGCTCAATTTATGGCAATGAATTCCGTAGCAGCTGGTTCTTCAACGATTGTCGAAACGATATTTGAAAATCGTTTTATGCATGTACAAGAGCTTCAACGCATGGGGGCACAGATTCAACTTAATGGAAATACCGCACTCATTAATGGGGTTGAAAAATTAACTGGTGCACCTGTGATGGCAACGGATCTACGTGCCTCAGCCAGTTTAATTTTGGCTGGATTAGTTGCCGAAGGGGAAACCTCCGTTGAGCGTATTTATCATGTGGATAGAGGTTATGAACGTATCGAAGAAAAGTTATCTTTATTAGGTGCTGACATCAAGCGAGTTTCTGACCGGTGA
- a CDS encoding sigma-54 dependent transcriptional regulator produces MSINDTVFIIDNNASRSDKLRTILDFIGESTEVSKYGEWQIADINPEVILFGASESIQETLNELDLLVNKFVKVPVIVVGQKLNHTQCLLRNVVSCQPFPFSYAQIMESLHQCQIAKEAVNSIIISNQKNPLLRSLVGNSTGIRTVRRLIEQVSDTEASVLILGESGTGKEVVARNIHSLSSRASKPFIPINCGAIPAELLESELFGHEKGAFTGAITSRQGRFELANGGTLFLDEIGDMPLPMQVKLLRILQERCFERVGSNKSIDVNVRIIAATHRNLEEAIKEGKFREDLFYRLNVFPIEMPPLRERAEDIPLLFNELISRIENENRPSVRLMPDAMAALTEYSWPGNIRELANLVERLTILYPKGILSKEDLPPKVRGEYKAPYTESDTSNSEREALLEGMNQEQTAGTEGIDLKEHLVKTELALISQALNEADWVVAHAASYLNMRRTTLVEKMRKYGLTRPERV; encoded by the coding sequence ATGAGTATTAATGACACGGTTTTTATCATTGATAATAATGCAAGTCGTAGTGACAAGTTACGTACGATACTTGATTTTATCGGTGAATCGACTGAAGTCAGTAAATATGGCGAATGGCAAATTGCCGATATAAATCCTGAGGTGATTCTTTTTGGTGCAAGTGAATCGATTCAGGAGACTTTAAATGAACTGGACTTATTGGTAAACAAGTTTGTCAAAGTACCGGTTATTGTGGTGGGACAAAAACTAAATCATACTCAATGCCTATTGCGTAATGTCGTTTCTTGTCAACCTTTCCCCTTTAGCTATGCTCAAATCATGGAATCTTTGCACCAATGCCAAATTGCCAAAGAGGCAGTCAATTCGATTATCATCAGCAATCAAAAAAATCCTTTATTGCGCAGTCTGGTCGGAAATAGCACGGGTATTCGCACTGTTCGCAGACTAATAGAACAAGTATCTGATACTGAAGCCAGTGTTTTAATTCTTGGAGAATCTGGAACAGGTAAAGAAGTGGTTGCTCGTAATATTCATAGTCTATCATCAAGAGCCAGTAAGCCATTTATTCCAATTAACTGCGGGGCTATTCCTGCAGAGTTACTCGAAAGCGAATTATTTGGTCATGAAAAAGGAGCATTTACCGGTGCAATTACTTCGCGGCAAGGTCGATTTGAATTAGCAAATGGAGGCACTTTATTTCTTGATGAGATAGGTGATATGCCTTTACCAATGCAAGTAAAATTATTACGAATATTACAAGAACGTTGTTTTGAGCGAGTAGGTTCCAATAAAAGTATCGATGTAAATGTTAGGATTATTGCGGCAACTCATAGAAACTTAGAGGAAGCCATTAAAGAGGGCAAATTCAGAGAGGATTTATTTTATAGACTTAATGTATTCCCTATAGAAATGCCTCCATTAAGAGAGCGTGCAGAGGATATTCCACTCTTATTTAATGAGTTGATTTCACGTATTGAGAATGAAAACCGACCTAGTGTACGTTTAATGCCAGATGCTATGGCTGCATTAACTGAGTACAGTTGGCCAGGTAATATTAGAGAATTGGCCAATTTAGTAGAGCGTTTAACTATTTTGTATCCCAAAGGAATTCTAAGTAAAGAAGATTTGCCCCCAAAAGTTCGAGGTGAATATAAAGCTCCCTATACGGAATCTGACACGTCGAATTCTGAACGAGAAGCTCTGCTGGAGGGGATGAATCAAGAGCAGACGGCTGGTACAGAGGGTATCGATTTAAAAGAGCACTTGGTGAAAACGGAGTTAGCTCTGATTAGTCAAGCTTTAAATGAAGCCGATTGGGTAGTTGCTCATGCTGCAAGTTATTTGAATATGCGACGTACCACTTTAGTTGAAAAAATGCGTAAATATGGACTTACACGTCCTGAGCGGGTATGA